Proteins encoded together in one Micromonospora kangleipakensis window:
- a CDS encoding AMP-dependent synthetase/ligase, translated as MTRPGGAATTGGASAARTIATRVRDRAWSTGDRVAMREKDLGVWQEITWKAYWDTVLTVGHALLALGVEPGDRVAIHAENCPEWLYADVATVAVRATTVGLYPTNPPAEVGYLLSHSEAKLLVAEDQEQVDKALAVIDECPALTRIVYIEPRGIRFHYDHPALLAWDDLLQLGAEHRAAYPSAVEDRMASATPDDIANLIYTSGTTGPPKGAMLSVANLNFAIETLVEQHGLASPPANANDLGLSYLPLCHIAERTFTIHQNAAAGVQVHFGESIATVQADLREVQPTLLFGVPRIWERILASVTIGLRNAGWIKRTNAAVWLKMANWIGDTLVRTGGRHTLSTRVVYAVGWLFLYRALRERIGMRRVRFASSGAAPIAPEVLKFFMGIGVPMYEIYGMTENAAVTTINRPRRIKLGTVGEPHTNVEVRIDEQTGEILTRHPAVFVGYFRDPEATAKAKDADGWLHTGDVGEWVGGTHIRITDRAKDIIITAGGKNISPSEIENALKASPFIKEAIVVGDRRPYVVALIGIELETVGDWAQRRGVAYTTYRDLTEKPEVLKLVQDIVNEVNVRFATAEQIKKFRMLPKELDHEDGELTATQKVKRSAIVKLFGDLVEDMYGSGR; from the coding sequence ATGACGAGGCCAGGTGGGGCTGCGACAACAGGCGGTGCGTCCGCGGCAAGAACGATCGCAACCCGAGTGCGGGACCGGGCCTGGAGTACGGGCGACCGCGTGGCCATGCGCGAGAAGGACCTTGGCGTATGGCAAGAAATCACTTGGAAGGCCTATTGGGACACGGTGCTGACGGTCGGGCACGCCCTGCTGGCCCTAGGCGTCGAGCCGGGTGACCGAGTCGCGATCCACGCGGAGAACTGTCCAGAGTGGCTATACGCTGACGTCGCGACGGTCGCGGTACGGGCGACAACCGTCGGGCTCTACCCGACGAACCCGCCGGCTGAGGTGGGGTATCTGCTGTCCCACTCCGAAGCGAAGCTGCTCGTTGCCGAAGACCAGGAACAGGTGGACAAGGCACTGGCTGTGATCGACGAGTGTCCAGCTCTGACGCGGATCGTCTACATCGAACCTCGTGGCATCCGTTTTCACTATGATCACCCTGCCCTGCTCGCCTGGGACGATCTGCTCCAGCTCGGTGCGGAGCATCGCGCCGCATATCCGAGCGCTGTCGAGGATCGCATGGCGTCGGCGACCCCGGATGACATCGCCAACCTCATCTACACCTCCGGAACCACCGGGCCGCCCAAGGGCGCGATGCTGTCGGTGGCTAACCTCAACTTCGCGATCGAGACGCTCGTGGAGCAGCATGGCCTAGCATCGCCGCCGGCGAATGCCAACGACCTTGGCCTGTCCTATCTTCCGCTCTGCCACATTGCCGAGCGCACCTTCACCATCCACCAGAACGCGGCCGCCGGAGTGCAGGTGCATTTTGGCGAGTCCATCGCTACCGTTCAGGCAGACCTGCGCGAGGTGCAGCCCACATTGCTGTTCGGGGTGCCCCGCATTTGGGAGCGGATTCTCGCCAGCGTGACCATCGGTCTGCGAAATGCAGGGTGGATCAAGCGGACGAACGCGGCGGTCTGGTTGAAGATGGCGAACTGGATCGGCGACACGCTGGTGCGCACCGGTGGCCGGCATACGCTGTCCACCCGGGTGGTCTACGCGGTCGGCTGGCTTTTCTTGTACCGGGCGTTGCGGGAGCGCATCGGGATGCGGCGGGTACGGTTTGCCAGCTCGGGAGCTGCGCCGATCGCGCCGGAGGTGCTCAAGTTCTTCATGGGCATCGGAGTGCCGATGTACGAGATCTACGGTATGACGGAGAACGCCGCCGTCACCACGATCAACCGTCCCCGTCGGATCAAACTCGGCACGGTCGGCGAGCCACATACCAACGTCGAGGTCCGGATCGACGAGCAGACCGGCGAGATCCTCACCCGTCATCCTGCGGTCTTCGTCGGCTACTTCCGAGACCCGGAAGCGACGGCTAAGGCCAAGGACGCCGATGGCTGGCTCCACACCGGCGACGTCGGTGAGTGGGTGGGCGGGACGCACATCCGGATCACCGATCGGGCCAAGGACATCATCATCACGGCGGGGGGAAAGAACATCTCTCCGAGCGAGATCGAGAACGCCCTCAAGGCATCGCCGTTCATCAAGGAGGCGATCGTCGTCGGCGATCGGCGCCCGTACGTGGTTGCCCTGATCGGCATTGAGCTGGAGACGGTCGGCGACTGGGCGCAGCGTCGGGGGGTCGCCTACACCACCTACCGCGACCTCACGGAGAAGCCGGAGGTCCTCAAGCTGGTGCAGGACATCGTGAACGAGGTCAATGTCCGCTTCGCCACGGCCGAGCAGATTAAGAAGTTCCGCATGCTCCCCAAGGAGCTCGACCACGAGGATGGCGAACTCACTGCCACGCAGAAGGTGAAGCGGTCCGCGATCGTCAAGCTCTTCGGTGACCTGGTCGAGGACATGTACGGGAGCGGGCGATGA
- a CDS encoding branched-chain amino acid ABC transporter permease, whose translation MTEIVQILSRGLGIGSMYALLALGFVIIYKSTRVISFAQPAFMLAGAVLVTYLVGPLGFFVALPLAMLGTAMLGWGVERAAIRPMVGRPAFTVAIITLGIDVIIRVVAGAAIGINLRQVGDPWGLKSTTLFGIEVQQRHLAMIVTMTILVAILFAFFQFTTMGLAMRAAAYDQEAALAQGVSVGGVFSLSWAIAGALAAVGGTFAAIGGSVESTLWIIALVALPVIILGGLDSLPGAVIGGLLVGVVQEVIAFYQQSLPEWLGGNVSILTPYLLMLIVLLVRPYGLFGTREVERV comes from the coding sequence ATGACCGAGATCGTGCAGATCCTCAGCCGCGGGCTGGGCATCGGCAGCATGTACGCGTTGCTGGCGCTCGGATTCGTCATCATCTACAAGTCGACCCGGGTGATCAGTTTCGCTCAGCCCGCGTTCATGCTCGCCGGTGCGGTGCTCGTGACCTACCTGGTGGGCCCGCTTGGCTTCTTCGTCGCGCTGCCGCTCGCCATGCTCGGCACCGCGATGCTCGGCTGGGGAGTGGAACGGGCAGCAATCCGCCCGATGGTGGGCCGCCCCGCGTTCACGGTCGCCATCATCACCCTCGGCATTGACGTCATCATCCGCGTCGTTGCCGGCGCCGCGATCGGGATCAACCTGCGCCAGGTCGGCGACCCGTGGGGACTGAAGTCGACCACGCTGTTCGGGATCGAGGTTCAACAGCGGCACCTCGCGATGATCGTCACGATGACCATCCTGGTAGCGATCCTGTTCGCGTTCTTCCAATTCACCACGATGGGCCTGGCGATGCGGGCGGCGGCCTACGACCAGGAGGCGGCACTGGCCCAGGGTGTCTCGGTGGGTGGCGTTTTCTCCCTGTCGTGGGCGATCGCTGGCGCGCTCGCCGCGGTAGGCGGCACCTTCGCGGCCATCGGCGGCAGTGTGGAGTCGACTCTGTGGATCATCGCGCTGGTCGCGCTCCCGGTGATCATTCTCGGTGGACTGGACTCGCTCCCGGGGGCAGTCATCGGCGGTCTGCTCGTGGGTGTGGTGCAGGAAGTCATCGCGTTCTACCAGCAGTCGCTGCCTGAGTGGCTGGGCGGCAACGTCTCCATCCTCACGCCGTACCTGCTCATGCTGATCGTTCTGCTGGTCCGCCCCTACGGCTTGTTCGGCACCCGAGAGGTGGAACGCGTATGA
- a CDS encoding branched-chain amino acid ABC transporter permease, which produces MLYTAYGQEMALFNTLTKKVMVGLLLVLAAVAPLGLVDKDLKLLATACVTAIGAIGLGLVTGYAGQVSLGHAFFLAVGAYTAAVISGNPEGRTLGFGVQEILIWLPAAGIVAGLAGVIVAPLATRLRGLYLAIVTLGLVFIGEYVLREWSEVTGGTGIGRPAPTPALFGQRLDVATPIFDGYVLTRDQRLYWLMLILLVIFALAARNIARSRVGRAFTSIRDRDIAAGVMGVNLARYKTIAFAVSSFYAGCAGALLYVSVGFFVPDSFNLEMSVLFIAMVLIGGAGSISGAILGAFFFTYLPTLTRQIPSDVISGAATDTPNIFQLQLVLYGALIIGFLLFEPRGLFGLWIRVRNFWKAWPFKY; this is translated from the coding sequence ATGCTGTATACGGCGTACGGCCAGGAGATGGCCCTGTTCAACACGCTCACCAAGAAGGTGATGGTGGGACTGCTGCTTGTGCTCGCCGCAGTCGCCCCGCTCGGCTTGGTGGACAAGGATCTTAAGCTGCTCGCCACCGCGTGCGTGACCGCGATTGGTGCGATCGGCCTCGGTCTGGTCACCGGCTACGCCGGGCAGGTGTCCCTGGGCCACGCGTTCTTCCTGGCCGTGGGCGCCTACACGGCCGCGGTCATCAGTGGCAACCCCGAGGGCCGCACCCTGGGCTTTGGGGTGCAGGAGATTCTGATCTGGCTTCCCGCCGCGGGCATCGTGGCCGGCCTCGCCGGTGTGATCGTGGCGCCGTTGGCCACGCGGCTGCGAGGGCTCTACCTTGCCATCGTCACGCTCGGGCTGGTCTTCATCGGCGAGTATGTCCTGCGCGAGTGGAGCGAGGTTACCGGCGGCACAGGGATCGGGCGTCCGGCTCCGACACCCGCACTGTTCGGCCAGCGGCTCGACGTTGCGACACCCATCTTCGACGGATATGTGCTCACCCGTGACCAGAGGCTCTACTGGCTCATGCTTATCCTGCTGGTGATCTTCGCGCTCGCGGCCCGCAACATCGCCCGGTCCCGGGTCGGCCGAGCGTTCACCTCCATCCGCGACCGCGACATCGCCGCTGGCGTCATGGGCGTCAACTTGGCCCGCTACAAGACCATCGCTTTCGCGGTCTCATCGTTCTATGCCGGCTGCGCCGGGGCCCTGCTCTATGTCTCGGTTGGCTTTTTCGTGCCCGACTCGTTCAACCTGGAGATGTCGGTCCTGTTCATCGCGATGGTGCTCATCGGCGGGGCAGGCAGCATCTCCGGGGCGATCCTGGGCGCGTTCTTCTTCACCTACCTGCCCACCCTGACCCGGCAGATTCCGTCCGATGTCATCAGCGGAGCTGCCACCGACACCCCGAACATCTTCCAACTGCAGCTGGTGCTCTACGGCGCACTCATCATCGGGTTCCTCCTCTTCGAGCCCCGAGGTCTGTTCGGCCTCTGGATTCGAGTTCGCAACTTCTGGAAGGCCTGGCCATTCAAGTACTGA
- a CDS encoding ABC transporter substrate-binding protein, whose product MKTDIGVTAEPCPQAIDTTKGCIYLGTISDLTVGPFAPLAVPITKAQAAFWNRVNKAGGIGGYEIDVTKYVKDNKYNPQTHNEVYQEIKPSILALAQTLGSPTTAAIIEDLVASKIVAAPASWTSDWAFQDVILESGANYCVESMNAVDFAKSKNPALKNVMAVHYAGDYGDDAAAGVKYAAEKLGLTYTDVKTDPGADKQAAAIAAIVAGKPDLVILTTAPTEAATIVGTAVAQGFRGMVIGTSPTWNPALNGSPAAPALAAVYLQSGPWQSWGADTPGHKAMREALTPTPSPLSDGYTSGWVWSYPLKAALEKAAANKDLTRAGLLAAAKSLTSVDYEGMLPAGSGNYAAGPDKGQVRVTVISKPDKAAPTGVTEVQKLTAGPTATGFNLSKACYK is encoded by the coding sequence ATGAAGACCGACATCGGTGTCACCGCTGAGCCCTGCCCGCAGGCCATCGATACGACCAAGGGCTGCATCTACCTCGGTACGATCTCCGACCTGACCGTCGGCCCCTTCGCCCCGCTGGCTGTTCCGATCACCAAGGCGCAGGCCGCGTTCTGGAACCGGGTCAACAAGGCCGGTGGTATCGGCGGCTACGAGATCGACGTCACCAAGTACGTCAAGGATAACAAGTACAACCCGCAGACCCACAACGAGGTCTACCAGGAGATCAAGCCCAGCATCCTGGCCCTGGCGCAGACCCTGGGTTCTCCCACCACGGCCGCCATCATCGAGGACCTCGTTGCCAGCAAAATCGTCGCGGCGCCGGCGTCGTGGACGTCGGACTGGGCGTTCCAGGACGTGATCCTCGAGTCCGGTGCCAACTACTGCGTCGAGTCCATGAACGCCGTCGACTTCGCCAAGTCCAAGAACCCTGCGCTCAAAAACGTCATGGCTGTGCACTACGCGGGTGACTACGGCGACGACGCGGCTGCCGGTGTCAAGTACGCGGCCGAGAAGCTCGGCCTCACGTACACCGATGTCAAGACCGACCCCGGTGCCGACAAGCAGGCCGCCGCCATCGCGGCGATCGTCGCCGGCAAGCCGGACCTGGTCATCCTGACCACCGCGCCGACCGAGGCTGCGACCATCGTCGGCACCGCCGTCGCGCAGGGCTTCCGCGGCATGGTGATCGGCACCAGCCCGACCTGGAACCCCGCGCTCAACGGCAGCCCGGCCGCTCCGGCCCTGGCCGCGGTCTACCTCCAGTCCGGACCGTGGCAGTCGTGGGGTGCGGACACGCCGGGTCACAAGGCGATGCGCGAGGCGCTGACCCCGACCCCGAGCCCGCTCTCCGACGGTTACACCTCTGGTTGGGTGTGGTCCTACCCGCTCAAGGCCGCGCTCGAGAAGGCTGCCGCGAACAAGGACCTCACCCGTGCCGGTCTGCTCGCCGCAGCGAAGTCACTGACTTCAGTGGACTACGAGGGCATGCTTCCGGCTGGCTCAGGTAACTACGCCGCCGGACCGGACAAGGGCCAGGTCCGCGTCACGGTCATCTCCAAGCCGGACAAAGCCGCGCCGACCGGCGTGACCGAGGTCCAGAAGCTCACCGCGGGTCCGACCGCCACGGGCTTCAACTTGAGCAAGGCCTGCTACAAGTAG
- a CDS encoding IS6 family transposase produces the protein MSSPGRPWSPPKSAFIGFRFPTEAIVVAVCWYLHYNLSYRDVEELLAERGVEVDHVTVFRWVQRFTPLLADAARFVRHSPGDRWFVDETYVKVNGVWRYVYRAVDQHGQVIDVLVSARRDAAAARRFFQGALRMLKVTPSEVVTDAAPVYPAVLDDLIPSAWHHVERHANNPIEADHSQLKHRLRPMRGLRTDSSAQVIIAGHAFMQNLRRGHYELGLDSQPKLRVVSALSELARVI, from the coding sequence CTGTCGAGTCCTGGTCGCCCCTGGTCGCCTCCGAAGTCGGCGTTCATCGGATTCCGGTTCCCCACAGAGGCGATCGTCGTCGCGGTCTGCTGGTACCTGCACTACAACCTCTCCTACCGGGACGTGGAGGAACTCCTGGCTGAGCGCGGTGTCGAGGTCGACCACGTCACCGTGTTCCGGTGGGTGCAACGGTTCACCCCGTTGCTGGCCGACGCGGCCCGGTTCGTCCGCCACTCGCCCGGTGACCGGTGGTTCGTCGACGAGACCTACGTGAAGGTCAACGGGGTTTGGCGGTACGTCTACCGGGCGGTCGACCAGCACGGGCAGGTCATCGACGTGCTCGTCTCGGCCCGCCGTGATGCCGCCGCGGCCCGGCGGTTCTTCCAGGGTGCACTGCGGATGCTGAAGGTGACGCCCAGCGAAGTCGTCACCGACGCCGCCCCGGTCTACCCAGCGGTGCTCGACGACCTGATCCCCTCGGCCTGGCACCACGTCGAACGGCACGCGAACAATCCGATCGAGGCCGATCACAGCCAGCTCAAGCACCGGTTACGACCCATGCGTGGACTCCGGACCGACTCAAGCGCACAGGTGATCATCGCCGGACACGCGTTCATGCAGAATCTCCGCCGCGGACACTACGAACTCGGGCTCGACAGTCAGCCCAAGCTCCGAGTCGTTTCGGCGCTCAGTGAACTCGCCCGGGTGATCTGA
- a CDS encoding fumarylacetoacetate hydrolase family protein translates to MRFANLMGRATLVDGSGAGLDVEKASDGRFPAEPQSLFAQWDEFRQWAAAQDGRADLAVDPADLHAPTPFPRQVFAIGLNYRSHAAESGLAVPPVPAVFTKFPTCVVNANETVALPSAYVDWEVELVVAIGRRAQAVAEQEAWQHIAGLMVGQDLSERLVQLAGPVPQFSVGRSYPGFGPVGPVLVTPDEFADPNDLELGCRLGDEVLQSGRTGDLIFAVPELIARLSAVCPLLPADLIFTGTPAGVGGARDPKRFLEPGDCRAPE, encoded by the coding sequence ATGCGTTTCGCCAACCTGATGGGCCGCGCCACGCTGGTCGACGGCTCTGGCGCCGGACTCGATGTTGAGAAGGCCAGCGACGGCCGGTTCCCGGCCGAGCCACAGTCGCTGTTCGCGCAGTGGGACGAGTTCCGCCAGTGGGCTGCCGCTCAGGACGGGCGGGCAGATCTCGCCGTCGACCCCGCAGACCTGCACGCGCCAACACCGTTTCCGCGCCAGGTGTTCGCAATCGGCCTCAACTACCGATCACACGCGGCCGAGTCCGGTCTCGCGGTGCCGCCGGTTCCGGCGGTCTTCACCAAGTTCCCGACCTGCGTCGTCAACGCCAACGAGACGGTCGCGCTTCCCAGCGCGTACGTGGACTGGGAGGTCGAGTTGGTTGTCGCGATCGGCAGACGGGCGCAAGCGGTGGCCGAGCAGGAAGCATGGCAGCACATCGCCGGGCTCATGGTCGGCCAGGACCTTTCCGAACGACTGGTCCAGTTGGCCGGACCGGTACCCCAGTTCTCCGTCGGCAGGTCCTACCCCGGCTTCGGCCCGGTCGGTCCGGTGCTCGTCACGCCCGACGAGTTCGCCGATCCGAACGACCTCGAACTGGGCTGCCGGCTCGGCGATGAGGTCCTCCAGTCGGGCCGGACCGGTGATCTGATCTTCGCCGTGCCGGAACTGATTGCCCGACTCTCCGCCGTCTGCCCGCTACTACCGGCCGACCTCATCTTCACCGGAACGCCAGCGGGCGTCGGCGGTGCCCGCGACCCCAAGCGGTTCCTGGAGCCGGGGGACTGCAGGGCCCCGGAGTAG
- a CDS encoding GntR family transcriptional regulator has protein sequence MVKRAGSESLTEDVCAQLRDDIFSRQLAPGERLKPADLCIRFGVSLSVMREALGLLAAQDLVKIERNRSFHVTTLSREALHDLTEARKINEGAALRLSIERGDVAWEAEVLAAHHRLASRPVFLPGDPPIRNNEWSEAHLAFHHRLIEACGNQVLLDICVRLSDAAQLYRAWSSSVGGDPHRDLAAEHRALMEAALDHDDRAVRLFEAHIERTAQILLQFEAPEIEHSALWRPSRAGATARARKAG, from the coding sequence GTGGTCAAGCGAGCTGGCAGTGAGAGCCTCACCGAGGACGTGTGCGCGCAGCTGCGCGACGACATCTTCAGCCGGCAGCTCGCACCCGGCGAACGGCTGAAGCCCGCCGACCTCTGTATCCGATTCGGTGTCAGCCTCAGCGTGATGCGGGAAGCGCTCGGCCTGCTGGCAGCGCAGGACCTTGTGAAGATCGAGCGCAACCGCAGCTTCCACGTCACGACGTTATCGCGGGAGGCGTTGCACGACCTGACCGAGGCGCGCAAGATCAACGAAGGTGCGGCCCTCCGGTTGTCCATCGAGCGCGGCGACGTCGCGTGGGAGGCGGAAGTGCTTGCCGCTCATCACCGGCTCGCCAGCCGTCCGGTCTTCCTCCCCGGCGATCCACCGATCCGCAACAACGAGTGGTCGGAGGCGCATCTCGCGTTCCACCACAGGCTGATCGAGGCATGCGGCAACCAGGTCCTGCTGGACATCTGCGTGCGGCTGTCCGACGCCGCCCAGCTCTACCGGGCCTGGTCCTCGTCAGTTGGTGGAGATCCGCATCGGGACCTCGCCGCCGAGCACCGGGCGCTCATGGAGGCCGCCCTCGATCACGACGACCGCGCGGTGCGCCTCTTCGAGGCGCACATCGAGCGAACCGCGCAGATTCTACTGCAGTTCGAAGCTCCCGAAATTGAGCATTCAGCCCTGTGGCGACCATCCCGTGCCGGTGCCACCGCACGGGCGCGCAAGGCCGGATAG